The stretch of DNA CTCTGTCGGCCCAGTTCCACGTTCATCGCAACTATCAACTCCCCATCTCCATATCTCTCACTGCCCCTACAACCACAGACCACCAGCAATCATCTGCGCATAATTTCGAAGGCAACAATGTTGGTAACGTTCAAGAGTCTTTGAATCAGCGGCAGCCTAACGGTACTAACAATACCACAACCTCGATAATTTCCATGGCGCCAGCGGCTACAACGAGAAATATAGTCGGTGGTGCAGATGGATCTACTATTGTTAACAACAGTCAGGAAATGTATAAGAATTTACGTCACTTGATATATGCTGCAAACCAGCCAAATGGGACCGAAATTTTACATTTGGATTTACCTGCAACAAGTGCAGAGGAGTCAAACAATATGTTCAATGTAGATGAGGTCACTTTGAAGCAAAGGAAAGATAAGCATGGTCTTTTTAGTATAAGACTAACCCCATTTATTGATAGTTCGTCCACGACAAATCAAGGTTTATTCTTTGAACCGATTATAAGAAAGGCTGGCCCTGGATCCCAATTGGTTATTGGCCGCTATACTGAGCGTGTTCGCGATGCAATTTCTAAAATACCTGAACAATATCATCCAGTTGTATTTAAATCCAAAGTTGTTTCAAGGACACATGGTTGTTTTAAAGTTGACTCTCAAGGTAACTGGTATATAAAGGATGTGAAATCATCTAGTGGAACTTTCTTAAATCACCAAAGGCTCTCACCCGCTTCCTCTTTATCGAAAGATACCCCTCTTCGTGATGGTGATATTTTACAGTTAGGAATGGATTTTAGAGGTGGCACGGAAGAAATCTATCGTTGTGTAAGGATGAGGATTGAGCTAAATAGATCATGGAAACTAAAGGCAAATTCGTTCAACAAAGAAGCTTTACAGCGTTTGCagaatttacaaaaattaACTACAggtattgaagaagaagattgtTCGATTTGCCTATGTAAGATCAAACCGTGTCAAGCAATTTTCATATCACCATGCGCACATAGCTGGCATTTCCGTTGTGTAAGAAGATTGGTCATGCTCTCATATCCGCAATTTGTTTGCCCCAACTGTAGATCAAGTTGTGATTTGGAGGCCTCCTTTGAAAGTAGTGACgaggaagatgaaagtGATGTGGAAAGTGAAGGTGATCAACTGGTGGATCAACTTAGCGTCTTAATGGAAACTTCAAAGGATGTTGATAGCCATCCTTAAGgtcaaagaaaatacacagtttgaaaaataaagaaaaaccaCCGAACTCCACATCTCGTAccttaatattattttaatTATTCTCTTagtatttatatatttgcGCCGTTTACATATTTGACTTATTGTTTTCAGGAATACAATACCTCCATCGTTGGCAGTCA from Saccharomyces cerevisiae S288C chromosome XIV, complete sequence encodes:
- the DMA2 gene encoding ubiquitin-conjugating protein DMA2 (Ubiquitin-protein ligase (E3); controls septin dynamics and spindle position checkpoint (SPOC) with ligase Dma1p by regulating recruitment of Elm1p to bud neck; regulates levels of eIF2 subunit Gcd11p, as well as abundance, localization, and ubiquitination of Cdk inhibitory kinase Swe1p; ortholog of human RNF8, similar to human Chfr; contains FHA and RING finger domains; DMA2 has a paralog, DMA1, that arose from the whole genome duplication), whose amino-acid sequence is MYTPIPANTPAPTAPTSSMTSNSSSASNANTTSSSGINPRNRASGTPSNERARPASGISSFLNTFGIRQNSQTASSSAAPDQRLFGTTPSNSHMSVAMESIDTAPQQQEPRLHHPIQMPLSAQFHVHRNYQLPISISLTAPTTTDHQQSSAHNFEGNNVGNVQESLNQRQPNGTNNTTTSIISMAPAATTRNIVGGADGSTIVNNSQEMYKNLRHLIYAANQPNGTEILHLDLPATSAEESNNMFNVDEVTLKQRKDKHGLFSIRLTPFIDSSSTTNQGLFFEPIIRKAGPGSQLVIGRYTERVRDAISKIPEQYHPVVFKSKVVSRTHGCFKVDSQGNWYIKDVKSSSGTFLNHQRLSPASSLSKDTPLRDGDILQLGMDFRGGTEEIYRCVRMRIELNRSWKLKANSFNKEALQRLQNLQKLTTGIEEEDCSICLCKIKPCQAIFISPCAHSWHFRCVRRLVMLSYPQFVCPNCRSSCDLEASFESSDEEDESDVESEGDQLVDQLSVLMETSKDVDSHP